The genome window CATACTTGGCCTTCACCTGTCCCCATTCGTAGGTTTGCAGGAAGTGCGGGCTGGGGAGTTGGCTAATGATTTGATTCCAGAGACGGGGCGGTTGGGAAGATGATGTCATAAAAGAGAGTTCGCAATGCGTGACACATAATACGCAAAGATCAAATTACACATTACGAATTGCGCATCACGTATTTTGTATAAACCCAATACAACAATGGATTATAAACTCTATCCAATGCCTGCACGGCGCGTTTCACTTCGCCGCCGAATCCGCGTTTGAAACGATAGACGCCCCATAAACCGTCGTTCCGTGACTCGAATTGGGCTTCGAGGGTCTCTTCGTTCTGGTCGGGGACGCCCCACAGATCGTATTCTTCACATCCGCGCGCCTTTGCCCAGCGAATGGCTTCCCATTGGATGAGATAGGTCGGCATGCGGTTGCGCTCTTCATTATTCGACGCGCCATAGACGTACCAGGCACGTTTGCCGTTCGCAAAGACCATCAGGGACGCAAGCGGTTTGCCTTCGTATTCCGCGAGGAGAAGTTCGCATGTCCCTTTTGGATGGAACAATTCATACGCGCGCTGGTAATACTCTTTGGAATGCACGCCGAATCCATCCCGTCCGCCTGTGACGGTCATCATGTCGTGGAAGGCGGTGATGTCGTCCCATACGCGGACGGTCACACCTTTTTTCTCGGCCAGGCGGATGTTGTAACGGCACTTGGGTTTCATATGCGCAAGAATTTGTTCTTCATCTTCCTTAATAGAAACGATTATAGTGCGGGGAGGTTGGATATTATGGGGGGAGGTGCGGAGTGTCATGTGCCAGGTGTCAGGTGATTGGCCTTCCCAGAGATCAGGTTCGACTTTGAGAAAGACAGCACGGTTCTTTTTACAGATCGAATCAACTTTCTGCCAGAACTGTTCACTGATCCCTGATAACTGGTCACTGCTTACTTTTGGAATATAACCTATCGTAAAACCCGGCGGCAATTTGCGAAATAAAACCTGAACCCCCATATCACCTGAAATAACGCGGACGGGTGTCCATCCGAAACCATTTTTTAATTCGCCCCACTCGCCCGTCTGCAGGAGATGCGCAGTAGGATATTTCGTCAGGAATTGATTCCACTCAGTCAGAGTGACTTCCGTCATTGCCGCACCGAGCCCGAAGGGAGAAAATGATTGATGGCTTGTATCAGGTCGTCGGGCCGGGAATGACGCGCGAGGTCGGTCAGCTGGGCGAGCACATGCACCAGCGCGTCGCCGTCCACCTGCTCCTCTTCAGACATGCGATAGATCTCGGAATGTTTGGTCGGTTCGAAATTCACGCCGTCTTCGAACAGGTCTTCGCGCAGCTTCTCGCCGGGGCGTATGCCCGAAAATTGAATCTCGATGTCACGATGCGGTTCGAGACCCGAAAGTCGGATGAGGTCTTCGGCAAGGTCGAGGATGCGAACCTGCCCGCCCATGTTGAGCATGAACACCTCGCCGCCCGCGCCCATCGAAGCGGCTTGCAACACAAGATGCACGGCTTCGGGGATGGTCATGAAATAACGATGCATGTCGGGATGCGTGACCATCACGGGTCCGCCGCGCGCGATCTGGCTCTTGAAAATGGGAACGACACTGCCGCGGCTGCCAAGCACGTTGCCAAAGCGCACAACAGAATATGGGAGGTCATGCTGCTGTGCAGCATCGAGGACGACCAGCTCGGCGAGACGTTTGGTCGCGCCCATGACGCTGACCGGGCGGACAGCTTTATCGGTGGAGATGAGCACGAGTCGTTCGACCCCGTGCCTGCCAGCCGCCTCGACAATGATCTTCGTGCCGAGGGCATTGTTCGTGAATGCCTCTTCAACATTGACTTCCATCAAGGGGACGTGTTTGTGCGCCGCCGCATGGAAGACCACCTGCGGCTGGTGTTGTTTGAAAACTTCTTCGATGCGGTTTTTGTGGCGCACATCCGCAATGACGGGCTGGATCGAAAGCGCGGGGAAATCCCCGTTCAGTTCAAGCAGGATATCGAAGATGCTGTTCTCGCCGTGGCCAAGCAGGATCAATTCACTTGGATTCCAGCGCGCGACCTGGCGGCAAAGTTCACTGCCAATCGAGCCGCCCGCGCCCGTAATGAGAATACGTTTACCGCCCAGCGTTGCGCCAATCAAACGGTCATCAATCCTGACAGGCTCGCGCCGCAGGAGATCGGTAATGTCCACTTCGCGCAGGCGGTTGACGCTGACCTTTCCGCCGATCAATTCATAAATGCCGGGGATGATGCGCGAGGTGATGCCTTTGCGCCGACAAACATCATTAACAAGGCGGATGATGCGCCCCGGCGCGGCAGGGATGGCGATGATGACTTCGTCCACTTGTCTAGTATCGAGGGCCATTTCAAGCTGGTCGATCCTGCCAATGACCGTCACACCATAAATGTTGTGATCCTGCTTGGCGGGGTCGTCATCCAAAAAGCCGACCGGGAGGAGGTTGAGCGAAGATGATTTCTGTAATTCGCGGACGACGAGTGCGCCCGCGTCCCCTGCGCCAATGATGAGCGCGCGGCGGGTCTTGTCGGTGACCTGCGCGGACGATTGCTCCGCAAGAATCCGTAAGACAAAGCGCGAGCCGCCGATGAGGATGAGCGAGATAAGCCAGTCAATGCCGAGGGCGGAGCGCGGCATGCCGGGCTGGATCCAACCGAGGCTGATAAGCACGAGCATCACGCCGCCCGTCAGCACCGAGGCGGTGGTCACTGCCACGATGATGAGGCGCAGTTCGTTCGTGCTGGCATAGATCCACAAACGGCGGTACAGTCCGAAGAAATAATAGACGGGGATTTTTACCGTCAATGCCACCGCGCACATGACGAGGGCGGCGGGGAAGTAATACGGCAGTTCGTTCACGTCCAGCCGCAACGCAAAACTGCCCAGCACCGAAACGATGATGAGGGCAAGGTCGCCGATTAAGACGAAGCGGTTGCGGACGTGGGGACGGGAGGACATAAGAATGTAATACGTTTTGTGTAAATGCGGTAGTTACTTTTTACGCATTCCGCATTGACTCCACGGCTTCATAGAGACCATCCGCCAAAGAGACTTGTGGTTTGAAGCCAAGCATATCCATGATCTTTTTCGGTGTGCCAATCGAGCGGTAAATATCGCCCGCACGCGGCTCGGCATGGATATGTTTGGGAGCGTTCGGGAAAAGTTCATAAAGGATGTCAATCAAATCCAGAAGGCGGGTTTCAACGCCTGTGCAGACATTGAAGATCTGGCCGGGCGCAGCGGGATGCTCGGAGGCGAGCAAATTCGCTTGAACCACATCGCGCACGTTGACCAGGTCACGGCTCTGACCGCCATCGCCAAAGATGTTGATGGGTTGGTTCTCCAACATGCGGCGGATGAAGATCGGCACGGCGGCGGCGTACATTGAGTCGGGTCGCTGACGCGGACCGTAGACGTTGAAGTAACGCAAGGCGGCGACTTCCAAGCCGAACTGACCTGTGAACAATTCCGCGTAGAGTTCGTCCACGCGCTTGGAGACGGCATAAGGCGACAACTGTCGAAGCGGTGTACCTTCCGAAAGCGGATACTCTTCCGAATCACCATAGACGGCGGCGCTCGAGGCGATCACCACACGCTTCACGCCCGCCCTGCGAGCGGACTCGAACAGCAGGGAGGTTCCCGTCACGTTGACATCGAGACATTCCTGCGGCTTTTCCATGGACTCGGGAACCGAGACGAACGCTGCTTCATGGAAGATGATATCCATGCCTTTGACGGCTTTGGCAACTGCGCCCGCGTCGCGCAAGTCGCCTTCGACGATCTCCACATCCATGCCTTGCAGATTTTCACGTTTGCCCGAAGAGAAATTATCGAAAACGCGGACCTTATGCCCATGCGCCGCAAGGGCACGTGTGATATGTGAGCCGATGAACCCGGCTCCGCCGGTAACCAAATAGTTCAAATTATCTCCCCGTCCTTCTTAATACCGTGCCAATGGTGCGCAAAATGATATTGAAATCCATCGTTAACGTGCGGTGTTTGATGTAATACAGATCGTATTCGAGTTTTACGGATGTTTCCTTCACATTTGCGACATATCCATAATTGATCTGCGCCCAGCCGGTCAAGCCGGGCTTCACCAGCAGGCGCGCCCGATAAAATGGAATCTGTTTTTGGAATTCCGCCACGAGCGAGGGACGTTCGGCACGCGGCCCGACAAGGCTCATTTCCCCGGTCAACACACTGATAAATTGCGGCATTTCATCAAGACGGGTGCGCCGTAAAAAGTTTCCCACGCGGGTCACCCGCGGATCGTTTTGCTCCGCAAACCTGGCTTCCCCATCGGCTTCGGCATCCTGTCGCATGGAGCGAAATTTATAGATGCGGAACAAACGCCCTCCCCTGCCAAGCCTCCTTTGTGAATAAAAAATGGGAAAACCGCTCTCGAGCATAATGGCCAGCGAAACAAACGGGAAAACAATGAAAAGGATGATCAACCCCACCATGGCGCCAGCGATATCCATCAGGCGCTTGAACAATTCATACATGCCGCTTACACGGACCTGGTCCACAAAGGAGCGGATCACCCAATCCGATTCGAGGTGATCAATGGGAACGCGCTGGGTCATCTCTTCATACAAGATCGGCATCCGCGTCACTTCCACGCCGGATTCTTGTGCATCCAGAATGGTCTGGAATGCCTCGCCTTTGATCTCGCCATTAATGGCAACCACAAGGTCCGAAACCCGGTAATCCTCCACAATGCCCAAAAGATGCTCGCTGGTCCCCAGCACGGCAAAACCATAATACGATTTTCCCCTTTTTCGCAGGTCATCGTCTATAAAACCAAGCAGGATGAAGGGGGGGGGATTGAGCCTGCGATAAATATCCGCCAGGGAATGCCCGGCCTTGCCCGCACCCACGATCAGCACACGGCGCATTAACCCGGAGGACGTGTAAATTCGAATATAGATGGCGCGCCAGCCCAGGGTCAGGAGGGAGGCGATGACAAGAAAGGCGCCAACTGCAATGCGTGGAAGAGATGTCGGTTCGAGATTGATGGTGAAGAGCAGCGAATACGCCAGCAAGCCTACAACGGGAGCGACGGCGATCCCGCGCAGCGTCTTGCGCCAGCTCGCAGCGGAATGTGGGTCGTACGATTCCACCATCAACAGAAGCCAGACAAGAGGCAGAAGATAAAACCAAAAGGGGACGTCGATGGTGACCAGCCGTTGTGCGCGGGCCAGGGGTATCCCGCTTTCAACTTGCAAGTACAGCGAATATTGATACCAAAAATAGATCGCGGCGCCCATTGCCGTGACAGATGCGATCAAATCCCCCGCCATCAAAACAGCGCGCTGCTCGCTTGGTCTCAATCGTAACGAAGGTCTGTAAATTTCAGTCATATTTCTTGAACATACCGGACAAGCCGCCCCACAAAAACCCCGCGCCCCATGAAACATGCATGGTTGAGATCGCGGGCGGCATCCCAAAAACAAGAAAACCTTTCCGCTTCTTAATCGCCAGCTCGAAACCAGCCAGCCCCAGCGTAATAAAATAAACGAGTAATTGCGCCGCAAGAAAGTACCGCGCGAATACAATCCATAAGGATAACACACTCAGAACAATCAGGCTTAACACAAACACGGGCGGCAAAGCCTGCCGCCAGCGTACTGTATGAGGATACCGCTTGAGCATTTGAATTTTCCAAAAACCGTAACGCCAGTATTGAAACGCAAGCTTCCCCAGTGTTTCCCTCGAAAAATAAATGCAGCGGATGGATGGATCCAGCCAGACCGTACCGCCCGATTCGCGGACACGCGTATTGAACTCATAGTCTTCATTCGCAAGCAGGGTTTCGTCAAAGGCTCCGATCTTTTCAATCAATGTGCGACGGAACGATCCGAAAGGCACAGTATCCACCGCCCCTTCCTTTGCATTGAGCCGGTACAACGCATCCCCCACCCCCAACGGATGTGCCGCCGCAAACGAAATGGACTCCGCGATCCACGTCGCCGTGTGCGGGCGGATTTCCCACACACCGCCCACGTTATCTCCCTTGCCCATCTGGTGCGCCGAGACGCAACGCTCCACATATTCGGGGATGGGAATGGAATGCGCGTCCAAACGGACAATGATCTCGCCGCTGGACTCCCGAATGGCCTGATTCAGTCCCGATGGAATCGTTCGCAGTGAATTCTCCACCACACGTACGGACAGATCTGGATGCTCCCGTTGAAAGTTGGCGATCACATCCCGCGTGCGATCCGTGGACATGCCGTCCGAAATGATCACCTCCATCTGTCCGCGCGGATACGTCTGCGCCAGGATGGAATCCAGCAAATCATGGATGGTGGCTTCCTCGTTATAACAAGGGACGATGATGGAAACGAAAGGTGTTTTGGGCATGCTTGTACTTTAGGCAAGGTTTCGCCGCCCAAACGGCGGTTTGTCTTCGCAGCCTGGGGAACAAGAGGCAATACCACCTCAAAGGTCGTTCCATCCCCCAAGCGGCTGCGGACAGTAATTTTACCACCATGCGCTTTAACAATTTCGGCCGCAATCGCCAGTCCGAGCCCGGCCCCATGCTTCTTGCCGCCCCGCCGGGCAGAGTCTGCCTGATAAAACCGCCCAAAAATATGCGCCTGCGCCTCCTCTGGAATTCCCCCGCCAGTGTCCGTTACCGAGACGAGCATGTCAGCCCCTGTAACTGCGGCTCTTAGCGAGATCAACCCGCCGCGCGGAGTGAACTGGAGCGCATTATCCACCAGATTGGTGAAAACTTGCGCCATGCGGTCGCCATCCGCAATGAGCGGCGGTACATTCTGTGGAGCGTATACTTCCATGTTCACTCCCGCCCTTTGTAATTGGGGCGAGAATTTTTCCGCAACCGCATTCAACAAAGCCGGCATGTGTACGGGACCCATCGTAATATCCGCCGTGCCTGCGTCCAGCCGCGCAAGGTCCAGCAGATCCAGCACCATGCGATGCATCCGCCCTGACTCTGTATAAATCACCTGCGCGGCCTGCTGACGCAACTCAGTTGTATCCGCGGTGCCATCCAGGATCGCCTGCGCGAATCCCTGGATGGAAGTCAGGGGCGTTTTCAATTCATGCGAGACATTCGCCACGAACTCGCGCTGTGATTTCCGACTCGCCTGCATACGCACAATCATGCTATTGAATGCGTGCGTCAACTCCTGGACCTCATGCGGGCCGCGGGTTTCCACAGGCCTGATCTCCGCTGACGGAAGAGAGCGAACCGCGGCCATCACCCTCTGTAATGGGTCTGCGATCCACCGCGCAACAAAGAACGCGACGAAAAGTGATACGAGAAGCGAGATCATTCCACCCTGCAAAATAAGCGGCAGGAATTCATCATTAAATACATTCAAGATCGAAAAACGCGGACGCGGCAACGCCACCATCAAGAAGGTTCCGTCCGGGAGATTCTCAAGCGAATACAGCCAAGCTGTGCCATTTTTATCGCGCACGAGAGGTGTTGTACGATTGAATATTTTTCGCTCAGGAAAAAGGAGGGCAACCTCACGATCCGCGAAGGTGTCCAGAATAAGTTGTTGTTCCTGTGAAAACAATAGAATTCGCACGTTGAAAGTTCGCGAAGCCCGCTCCACAGAGGCGGAAATGGATTGGGATTGCGGTGCGTTTTCGCGCTCGACCACCATGACCTGTACAGCCTTCAACCGCTCGAGCGTCTGGCGGTATGAAATGGGATTACGCAGCAGGGAAACAAACAATATCATCGCCACTACCCCAAGGGCAGTGACGATGATCAGGGCATAACTCAGCCAAAGGCGGGCGCGCAGGGAGGAAAACATCACAACACCAGTTTGTAACCCACACCCGTCACTGTTTCGATCCGCACACTGCCGCCTTCCAGTTTCCTGCGCAGGTGGGCAATATGTACATCCACAGTGCGGGTTTGACCATGGTAATCGAAACCCCAGGCTTGTTGGAGCAATTGCTCGCGGGTGAAGACGCGTCCAGGCTGCGTTGCCATGGTAAGCAAAAGGTCGAATTCCTGGGCGCGCAGGTTCAAGGTCCGAGAAGCGAGGCGGACCTCCCGCGAGGCGGGATCGATGGTCAAATCACCGCGATGGATGGGCTTGCCATCCGAATCTTTTTTCGATTCGCTTCGTCGCAAAATGGCTTTGACCCGCGCCACCAACTCGCGCGGATTGAACGGCTTGGTCAGATAATCATCGGCGCCGAGCTCAAGACCCACAATTTTGTCGATGTCATCATCGCGCGCCGTCAACATGATGATTGGAACAGCATCGCCGCCCGTCCGCAACTTGCGGCAGACTTCAAAACCATCCAACTTTGGAAGCATGACATCCAGCACAATCAGCGCAGGTTTTTGCCTCGCGCAAGCATTGAGCGCGGATTCGCCGTCGGCGACCTCCAGCACGCGGAAACTTTCGCGCTCCAAGTACATGCGCGAAAGCTGTCGAATGGACGGCTCGTCATCCACAAGCAGGATCAATTCGGAGGACATTACGAAAGCAGGGCTACAACTTCGATCTCAACCAGCGCATTCTTGGGCAATCCTGTCACAGCGACCGTGCTGCGGGCAGGCGGGGTGTCGCCAAAATATTCCGCATAGACCGCATTCATGCTGGCGAAATCGTTCATGTTCTTGAGAAAAACAGTGGTTTTTACGACGTTACCCAGGCTGGAGCCCGCCGCGGCAAGTACCTGGGAAAGGTTGGCAAGCACCTGACGGGTCTGTTCCTGCACCCCGCCGGACACCAACTCCATGGTCGCAGGATCGAGACCGATCTGCCCGGCTGTGTACACCAGCGAATCAATGCGAATGGCTTGCGAGTAGGGACCTATCGCCCTGGGAGCCTTATCAGTTTGGACAATGATCTTGTTCATGTTTCCTCGTTTCATTTTGGAGTGGGATCAACCCCATTATTTTACCTCCCTCCGCCCCTGCAAGGCGACGCGCGGATGCAGGTCTCCTGCATCCGCGCGCTTCATTCTCGTATCGGGCAGGTTCTATCCATCCTGCCTTGGTGCACGCTCAGGCCGATTTTCCTCACGGAAGGCTCGAAACGCCTCCCGCAACGCCATAAACGTTCCGCCCATCTGCGAGCGGACATCCTTCATCTGATCGCGCATCTCGGTCACCGTGGATTTCGCGGCATCGAAATCGGTCACACTCCCATCGTCATCAAATCCGGGATGGGCATCGACAATCTCGCCAACATCTTCATAGGCGGGACGGGCGGCAAGCATGGCTTCCTCATAGGCGTCGAGCGCAGCTTGCAGGGCGGCAACATCCCTGCCGTTCTCGGCAGCCTTGTCGATCCTTTCCTGTAATTTGGCAATGCGCTCCTCGATCCCGTCAAACGCCTTCCCCATGCGTTCATAGGCGTTCAATTGAAGCTCCCATGCCTGTTCGAGTTTTTCATCCGTCACCTCGCCACGGACGGGCGGCGGCTCATCCGCCGCATACGCGCTGGTGACAGGCACAGCCGCCACGACCATCGCGACCACAAGGACAGCCATCAAAATTTTTGAGAGTGTATTTTTCATCGTGAACCTCCTTCAGGTTACGACGAGATTGTAAATTGACGGCATTACGAAAGTGCGCCGGGGATGTAAAAAAATTGTAAATTCCCTGAGAGAGTATCACGGGCTGGGCAGAACGATCGGTGTCAGCGTCACCGTCGGCATGGGAATTGGTGCCAGCGGGAGAGGAACCCAGCCGCTGTGGAAGAAATATTCCGCGAGGAAGGCGGTCCGCTCGCGCTCATTCATCGGGCGCGGACGCGAGTAATCCTCCAGCATGGCTGTCAACAACTCCACACCGAGGTAGCGCCCATCATAGAAAACGTGGCGGTCTATGAACTCGCGGCGGGTTCCATCGGTCACTTTTCCATCTTGCAACTCATAGGTCATCTGGTCGAAGAACAGGTTCCCCAAGCCGTAATGGATGAAGGAATCCCCAAAAAATTCCATCAGGTGTGGGAAGTGCGCCTGACTGCCGCTCACCACCACCGCGCCGGCATCCGCCACCCTGCGAAAATCGCGCTCATGGGCATAACATGGGCCCGAGTGATAGCACTCCTCATGCTGGAAGGTGAAAAGCACCAAATATCCTTGTGCCGTGATATCCTGAATCTGCTTCGTAAAAAAATCGAACTCGCAATCCGCCGCACCGGGTTTGATATCCGTTGCCTTTACAAAATCATACGAGCGCTTCCCGTTGCATCCCATAAAGGCAATTTTATTTCCATTCACTTCCAGCAACACAGGTTTGCGCGCCTCTTCCCTATTTGCACCGCCGCCATAGTACAGGATGTCGTTCTGCCGGTACATTTCCAGCGTATCGAGCATGGCTTGCGTGCCGCGGTCAGCAAAGTGGTCACCTGACAGTTCCATGACGTCCGTGCCGACGAAGGTCAGCAACTCGATATATTTCGGGTCGCTGCACAGGATGAAATTCTTATGCCCCGCTTCCGGGAACGGGCAGGTCGGGTCGAACGGCACTTCGTTGCTGATGTGCGTCACATCCGCATTCACCAGCCAGTCGTAGATCAACTCGCCGGGGCGGGTCACGCCCTTGTTTTCCATCGTAAACGCCGTGGCGCGCACCAATGCCGTTACGCCGGTCAATACGACCGTAGCCAGTTTGGATTCATCACGGTTCGAAGCAGGCAGATCAAACGACACACCCGTTAAACCAAATACCACTTTCAGTGGATAGGCTTCCGCAATGAAATCCTTCCGAACGGGCGACTGCCCATCCACGCTCAAGACCTTCCACTTCGGCTGGATCTCCTCGAACGGGATGATCGCCCAGTTTGACATATCGCTCCATGCGATTTCCAACAGCTTGTCAGACGGGACGCTTCTCAGCGCGCCCGGAGCGGGTTCGCCCCAAAGGGCTGTGAGCGCTTCCAGTGTGGATGTAGCCACGAGCAACTTACGCCCGGACAGAGGTCCATTTGAAGCGCCCCTCCAGACAGAGATTAAATCCTCGAATGACACGTCATCTGTAATGGTGGGAAATGGCGCAACAAGGGCATAGATCCACATGGAACCCGGAGCAGACTGAGCCACATCCAATATCTGTGTTGCCGATTCCACCTCATCTGCAAGCGGAATATCCCAGGTCTGTGCAACGGCACGCAGGTCATCGGGCACGGCAGGACTGATCCACAATGCATCGGGAGCAGGTGTTTGCGTGGGCACTGGACGCGGCGACGGCGAAGCTGCCGGCTCAACCGTCACATCCAGCTCCGGGAGGCAAGCCGCAAGAACGGAAACAAAAATTAGCGCAATGAAAGTTTTCCTCATCATAGTGGTCATGGGCCTGCCTGTGGAAAATCCCAGCCGCTTTCGGCAAAGTAATCCCTTAAGAATTGGTTTCTCTCAGCATCATTCATAAATCGCGGACGTGCATAATCCTGCAGGAATGTCGTCACCAGCTCCACACCGAGGTAACCTCCGTCGTAAAACACATGACGATCAATAAATCCGCTCTGTTTGATGCTGGTCTCTTTCTCGAACTGGTCGAAGAACAGATTCCCCAGGCCGTAGTGGATAAAGGCATCGTCATAAAGCTCCATCACCTGCGGCACATGCGCCTGACTGCCGCTGACAACCACTGCGCCGGCCTCCGCCATGGCGCGAAAATCCAGTATTTGCTGGGGAGTTGCATTGGCTCTTTCATATTCATGGTACTGAAATGTGGAAATCGGCAAATATCCCTGCGAACGATAATACGCGACCTGCCCGGTCATAAAATCGAAATCACACGGCACCGCGCCAGGGTCGGCATCGGTTGCCGTGGCATATTCGGTTTTTATATTACAACCGATGAACATTAATCGATTTCCATTCACTTCCAGAAGCAGGGGGTTGCGCCCGTCCTCCAAATTAATTCCACCTCCGTAATAGGACAGGTCGTTTTCCTTGTATATGGCAAGGGTCTCATACATTGCATCGGGTCCGTAATCAGCGAAGTGGTCGCCTGAGAGCTCGATCACATCGGCGCCGATATCGAGCAGGAGGTCAATATAACCCGCGGCACTGCAAAATTTCAAATCCTGC of Anaerolineales bacterium contains these proteins:
- a CDS encoding CapA family protein, with amino-acid sequence MTTMMRKTFIALIFVSVLAACLPELDVTVEPAASPSPRPVPTQTPAPDALWISPAVPDDLRAVAQTWDIPLADEVESATQILDVAQSAPGSMWIYALVAPFPTITDDVSFEDLISVWRGASNGPLSGRKLLVATSTLEALTALWGEPAPGALRSVPSDKLLEIAWSDMSNWAIIPFEEIQPKWKVLSVDGQSPVRKDFIAEAYPLKVVFGLTGVSFDLPASNRDESKLATVVLTGVTALVRATAFTMENKGVTRPGELIYDWLVNADVTHISNEVPFDPTCPFPEAGHKNFILCSDPKYIELLTFVGTDVMELSGDHFADRGTQAMLDTLEMYRQNDILYYGGGANREEARKPVLLEVNGNKIAFMGCNGKRSYDFVKATDIKPGAADCEFDFFTKQIQDITAQGYLVLFTFQHEECYHSGPCYAHERDFRRVADAGAVVVSGSQAHFPHLMEFFGDSFIHYGLGNLFFDQMTYELQDGKVTDGTRREFIDRHVFYDGRYLGVELLTAMLEDYSRPRPMNERERTAFLAEYFFHSGWVPLPLAPIPMPTVTLTPIVLPSP